One part of the Mobula birostris isolate sMobBir1 chromosome 17, sMobBir1.hap1, whole genome shotgun sequence genome encodes these proteins:
- the LOC140211534 gene encoding membrane protein FAM174A-like, which translates to MRGRPRRPRLWCVCVLLWAARDAAHGSTVAGDGRLESTFRTNSTNTTAAAATQGDKARTDGAYNAVPSAEQTMMIQRALCVLVVVTALVVVYFVVRTIRMRRINRKNRKYGVLKTDLENMEMRPLDQEDDEEDETLFDVHHSRR; encoded by the exons ATGAGAGGCAGGCCGCGTAGGCCTCGGCTGTGGTGCGTCTGTGTGCTGCTCTGGGCTGCCCGCGATGCAGCACACGGCTCGACGGTGGCGGGCGACGGGCGGCtcgagtcgacgtttcggaccaacAGCACGAACACGACGGCGGCGGCGGCGACGCAGGGAGATAAGGCGAGGACGGACGGCGCCTACAACGCGGTGCCCAGCGCCGAGCAGACCATGATGATCCAGCGGGCGCTCTGCGTGCTGGTTGTGGTCACGGCCCTAGTCGTGGTCTACTTCGTGGTGAGGACCATCAG GATGAGGAGGATTAACAGAAAAAACCGGAAGTATGGAGTACTGAAAACAGATCTAGAAAACATGGAAATGAGACCATTAGATCAGGAAGATGATGAAGAGGATGAAACGTTATTTGATGTACATCATTCAAGAAG GTAG